Sequence from the Thermocoleostomius sinensis A174 genome:
GATCGAACCCTATACCTCACCCCACAGCAAGCCAAAGACTATGGCTTAATCGATCACGTGCTGGAAAGTTCAAAGCTCAGCAACCAACAGCAGCCCGCTTTGACATGAGTTAACCGCTACTAGCCGGAGGTGATTGAACATTGGCTGCCCGATTATTGCTTCAATCACGGCAACCAACGCTTATCCTTCATCTTTTATCCTTTACTCTTTCTTAAGACCTATGCCTATTGGTGTTCCAAGCGTTCCCTACCGTCTTCCTGGTAGCTCCTATGAACAATGGATTAGCATTTATGAACGGTTGTTTCGGGAACGGATTATCTTTCTAGCTGAAGAAGTAGATGATGGTATCGCCAATGCCATTGTCGCTTATATGCTCTATCTCGATTCTGATGATCCCTCTAAGCCAATCTACCTTTACATTAATTCTCCCGGTGGTTCCGTCACTGCTGGCATGGCTATCTATGACACTATGCAGCACATCAAATCAGAAGTGGTAACCATTTGTATTGGATTGGCTGCCTCGATGGGGGCATTTTTGTTGACGGCAGGAACCAAAGGCAAGCGTATGGCCTTGCCTCATGCTCGCATCATGATTCACCAACCCCTAGGTGGAACTGGACGCCGCCAAGCTACCGATATTGAAATTGAAGCCCGCCAAATTTTACGGGTAAAGCGTGACCTCAATGAGCTAATGGCCTATCACACGGGTAAATCGATCGAACAAATTGAACGAGACACCGATCGGGATTACTTTATGTCGGCCCAAGAAGCGATGGAGTATGGCTTGATCGATCGAGTGATTGTGGATCAAGCGGTTTAGGGAATGGGGAATGGCTGATTGGGAATCGGTAATGGGGAATGCGTGATAGATTACTCAGTTCCAATTACCGATTCTCCATCTCCCATTATTGATAGTCTTACCCATTCCTTGATCCATCCTCAATTTCATAGAATTTATGAATTTAAAGTGATAATGGCAGAATTTGGCATAAGTTCTGCCATGATTGGTGAATGGAAATTGCAGACTGCTACCGATTGTTAGGGTTGAGGATGGGGGCATCCTATGAGGATGTGAAAGTAGCCTATCGCCGTTTAGCGCGACGATATCATCCTGATGCCAATCCAACCAATCAGCAACAGGCAAAAGAGAAATTTATCCAAATTACCGAAGCCTACAGACGCTTGACAAGTGTGATCCAACCATCACGATCGTCTGTTCGTCAATCGGCGTCTGCTTCTGGCTCTTCTCTGCCCGTGACTTCTCCGCCACCTGCTCCTTCACCAGCACCATCAGCGTCCGCTCCCCCACTTCAGAAGAAGCCATCGATTCATATCACTCCTGACTTGTCGGCGATCGATTGTGAGTTGAAGCAAGAATCGTATGAGCAATTGCAGCAGCTATTGCGTGAACAACGCTTTCCACGGGCGGTTACCCTCATTGAAGGCTTGGCGCATCGATTGCCTAAAGATATTGAGGTGCGACAGTGGCAAGCCATCACCTATCAGCGCTTTGCTCGATATTTGGTCAGCCTGAAACAAGCCGAAAAGGCCAAACGCTATTTACAAAAGGCCTTGCGGGTCGATCCCCACAATCGATCGCTCTCCCAGGAAATTGCTCGCGATTTACAGCAGATTCAACAGGTGGAATCACGATAGCGAATTACAGCCCACATCAATGAGGTCGAGCTAGGGTGAGCCAAACTATGTTGCACGATGACGGGAACTCAGCGCTTGAATGATTCGATGCCCCAAACGATTGAAGAAATGCTCAGTTGAGGTGTCTTCACCCCCATAAATTGGAATTTTCTGACCGAGGCGCGTGAATGAATCATACACGATGAATTGGGCAACTTTACCCCGCTGTCTTCCAGCCGAGTAGATCAATTGACACGGAAAGGCAATGGTCCCAATCACCGGGATTAAGCCGACAAGGAGGGCAAGCCAAGGCATCGATTTGCCTTGTGCAGTGTACTGTGTCATGCGAATGCCCGTGTAAGTCGATCGCGCAATTGGGCCATCTAGTAGAAATAAGATACCTGCACCCACTTCATTAATCCAGCCAAGAGCATAGAGTATCGGCAAAAACGTGACTTCAAAGCCATAAATCAGGAGCTTCAAGGCTACGTGCATACTGAAATCTACGAGATAATCGCTGGAGTGTTCACTGTAGAGTCGAGATAACAAATACTCGGTTTCATCGGTGGATAGTTGTTGACGAGATTGCCACTGCTTGATCCGATCGCCCACATGATCGCGGGTAAACTCTAACCGATAGGATTGAGAGATGATTAATTTTCCTAGAGTTGCAAGGAACTTTTTAAGTTGAAGTGTTTGAATTTTGTCAGCAATCTTAAGAGGAAGAGTGACAAAAAGCCCACGTAAGCCCTGACGCAGACCTCGTCCGATTTCTCGCCCATACCACGCAATTGGATGACGGGTATACCATTGAGCTTGTGTGGCTGTAATTCGTCCTTTTTTATATTGATATTGAATACTGCGATCGACTCGTCGCAAAGATTTCCATCGTCGCTGATGATGTTCTAATTGTTTGATTTTTTCTATGAGTTGGATATATTTCTTTTCACCAAGTTCGACTGTAATATCAGCGCGATCGTGCTGAATAAATTGCATGAGCTTTGCGGTATCAATATCATCAAATAAAGCTTGTTTGTGATGTAGTGATTTAGGAATATAAAAGGAAAACAGAGTCAGAATGTTTAACGGAAACAGGGCTGGTACACCGGATTCTAAATCAATCCAAACAAAGTGAGGAACGGCTCGATCGTCATTACTATTTTCATTACCATTTATATCAGCTTCAGCCGATGATTCAGTCAATAGAAAATTATTCAACGCTACTGGATTACCTTTACCAGCCTGCCACACTAAACCGTCACATCCCGATTCAATCAACTTGCGTTGCAACGGTCGCATAATATGATGAACCAACTCTGGAAACTCTTCATCCTTACCTTGCCGAAAGGGTTGACGCAGCGCGACTGCTCGACCCTGCACAAACTGGGCATCGAGTTGATAAGCCCGCTTTTGGCAATGCCAATCAACGCTCAATGCATCCGCAACTTGAAGGTAAGAACCAAACCAAACCTGGATGAGATCGCTTAGAATTTTGCGACGATAATAGGCACACCAGATCGCATCTTCGTTCCAGATATAGGGATTCGGTGCACCTGAAAAGATATAGTGAACTAGATTCGCCAGTGGATCGGCAAAAAAGATTTTTCTGGCAATTTGTTGCTCAGTTGTTTTCAGCAGAAAAACTTCGCCCGATCGCCCGGCTCCCAAGAGCTTTTGCTCGATAATATCTGGCTGGACAGTATTAAATTCAGTTGGTTCAGTAGGGTCATCTTGATCGAGTGAGCGCTTCATTTCTGCACGTACTATGGCTCCAGCTTAAGGTGCTGCTACTATACCGTTCTGTTCACTCGCCTAAACTCTATCCCGCGATTGGTCTTAATGAAATTGATCTGCCTCTTTGGTTTAACCCTGTTTTAGCGCACAACCCAAATGTACGTAACTGCTAGGGTGATTAGGGTCAGCGGTAGCCCAAAGCGCAAATGTTCCCAAAAGGAAAGCTTGTAGCCCAAGTTGGCAGCAGCTTCAGCGGTGATCAAGTTAGCCACCGCTCCAAACAAAGTTAGATTACCTGCTAGGGTTGAACTCGCCGCTAGCAAGAGCCACGATCGAGTATCGTCCGGTTGAATCAGTGGTTGCAACAGTAAGACGGCTGGCACATTGGAGATGAGGTTAGACAGCACTGCTGTGATACCAATCAGTGATAACGGCGGCCCCACCCAACCAGACAACCAGCTTAAGAGGTCTAGCTTTTGCGTGCAGCGCGTTAGAATGAACAGCCCTGAGAACAACACCAACAGATTCCAATCTACCTCCCGTAACACTCGCTGGGGTTTGATGCGGCGCGTAATCAACAGGAGAGCAGCGGCAACAAAGGCCGCTGTTGCCACCGGAACACCTGCCACAAAGGCAATCAGCAACGCACTCGTAATAATGACGGTTTTCGTAAACAGGGGTTTATATAGGCGCGGACGAATCAGTGGGCAATTATCAGCAGGCCCGATCGATCGCACGGCTGGGTACAATAGCCACAGCAAGCCAATTTGCACCAGCAACCCCACGACCGCTACAGGCATTAGCACACGGGCAAAATCAGCATAAGCAATGCCAGAAAAAGAGCCAATCAAGATATTTTGAGGATTGCCGCTGAGAGTGGCCACCGAACCAATATTCGTGGCTCCTGCAATTGCCAGCAGATAGGGAATAGGATTCAATCCCAACGTTTGTGCCAAGCTAATGGTAAGGGGGGTGAAAATAATGGCGATCGTGTCGTTGAGAAAGAAAGCAGAGAGCAGACCGGTTCCCACCGTCAGCACGGTCAAAATTCCTAGCGGACTGCGCGTTAGTCGAATTAACGCCGCCAGTGCCAATTGAAAGAAACCTGAATAGGACAAGTTGGCATTGACCACCATCATGCTCAGCAGAAAAATAATGGTAGTAGGGTCGATTGCTTGCCATGCGGCTTCTAAATCTAGGACGCCTAATCCCACCAACAGCGCCGAACCCACCAGTGCGATCGTGGCTCGATTCATGCGCAGTCCTGGTAAATAGCCCAGTGCTAATCCAACATAACTGATGCTCAGCACTCCATAGACGATCGCTTGGCGAATTAGCATAAACTGCTGTCTTGCGATGGATTTGTCACACGCTGCATCTCCTTGACTAAGTGGAAGGGCATATGGGTAACTCGGTCGCGTTGTTGATGTAGCGCCCCATCAGTCACTCTCTAAAACGTTTTTACTGATCGAAGCGACTCCTGTTCGGACTGAGGGTAGAGCGGGCATTCTAGCATCAGTTCATCTCAACCACGCAGTTAGAATTTAGTTGGCCATGAATTATACCTTGAAACCGCTCTACTACTTAGGAGCGTTGCTGGTTAGCACGGTATTATCGGTGTCAACTAGCAGTATTGTTCAGGCAGTCACTCCTGAAACTCTACCACCCAAAGAAACGTGGCTTGTCGGCAGTGAACTCGACTATCCGCCCTATGCTCTTGTAAACGAACAAGGAGAAGCAGATGGCTTTAGTGTAGATCTCATTAAAGCAGTGGCAGAGGTTATGGACGTGGAGTTGCAGTTTACGGTAGGGCCGTGGAGCGAAGTGCGCACTGCCCTAAAACAAGGAGAAATTGATGTGCTGCCACTGGTGAGTTATTCCAAAGAGCGCGATCGACTATTTGATTTTACAGTTCCCCATACTGCTTCCTATGCAGCCATCTTTACTCGCAAAGGTAGTCGCTCGGTGCAATCTCTAGAAGATTTGCGCGATCAAACGGTGGTTGTGATGAAATCAGATGCAGCCCACGATTACTTACTTCAGCAAAACCTATCTGTCAATTTAACCTTAGTTACAGAACTGGCAGATGCGTTGCGCTTGATATCCTCTGGAAAGTATGAATATGCCTTTGTTCCCATGTTGCCTGGATTGCTGCTGACTCAGGATTTGCAATTGACAAACCTGGAAGTAGCAGGCAAACCAATACAGATTAGCGAACGTGGCTTCTCGTTTGCGGTGAAAGAAGGAGACACAGAACTGCTGCTGCGGCTGAATCAAGGACTCGATATTATCAAAGCCAATGGCAAGTACGATGAAATTTATGATCAGTGGTTTGGGGCGATCGATCCGTATAGCCAAGCGAGAGAAGAAACGTTCCAATTGATTCGGAAAGTTGGTCTTGCTGGGGCGATCGGGTTACTCGGTATTCTGATGTGGTCGCTTACTTTAAGAAAGCAGGTCAATCGACGCACTAGGGAACTACAGAAAGAAATCGCAGAACGAAAACAGATTGAATTAGCATTGCGCTCTAGTGAGACAAGAGAGCGCGAAAAGTCTGAACAGTTAGTCCAAACTCTACAAGAGCTACAGCAAATTCAGTTACAACTTATACAAAACGAAAAGATGTCGGCGTTGGGCAATTTGGTAGCCGGAATCGCTCATGAGATCAATAATCCACTGGGGTTTATCATGGGCAACTTGCAACCAGCCCATGAATACATTCATGATTTACTGCATTTACTTGATCTCTATCAACACACGTTTCCAGAACCCGGAACTGAGATTGTCAGGGAAATGGCGGCGATCGATCTTGCCTACTTGAAAGAGGATCTACCGAAGCTGATTCGGTCAATGCAAGAAGGTGTGACTCGGATTCAAACCATTAGCACCAGCCTTAGAATTTTCTCTCGTGCAGATAATAATCAACTAGTACGCTTTAATATTCATGAAGGGCTAGACAGCACACTGCTAATTCTGAAACATCGTTTGAAGGCCACAGCCAACCGAGCACCCATTCAGATTATCAAAGACTATGGCGACATTCCTGACATTGAGTGCTATGCTGGGCAACTTAATCAGGTATTTATGAATATTTTGAGCAATGCCATCGAAGCACTAGAGGCAAGCGATCGGAGTGACCCGATTATCTGGATTCAAACAGACTGTCTGCCAATCAATTTTGGAAAAATTGCACCATCCGTAGACTTGCAACCCACTGACAAAATTCGCATCTGCATTCGCGACAATGGAGTCGGTATGACTGAAGCTGTGCAGCATCAGATATTCGACCACTTATTCACAACCAAAGAAGTGGGCAAAGGCACCGGATTGGGACTAGCGATCGCCCATCAAATTGTCGTTGAAAAACATCGTGGTACGTTGACCGTAACCTCGCAGTTGGGACAAGGCGCAGAGTTTATCATTACGTTGCCAACCTGGAATTTCTGCCAACTTCAAGCCGCCTAGACGTAACCGTCTTGAGGACTAGGCACTGAAGTACTTGGCGGCGGGATGATAGGCTACGATCGCGGTTGTCGATTGCTCTGGGTAAAGCTGTTCGCTTTCGTCCATGTGCAAGCCAATTTGCCCAGCATTCAATAGCTCCAGCAAGGTGTACTGATCCTGAATATTGGGACAGGCTGGATAGCCGAAGCTATAGCGAGAGCCTTGATAGCGCTGAGCCAAAATATCACGGATGCTGGTGGGTTCTTGCGCTGTATAGCCCAACTCTCGCCGGATGCGAGCATGAGTCCATTCTGCCAGGGCTTCGGCCATCTGCACCGCTAACCCGTGGTAATAGAGATAATCGGTATATTGATTGGCCTCAAACAACTGCTTGGCGAACTCGGTAGCAATCTCACCCACCGTCACTGCTTGCATAGGGAATACATCAAACGGCTTGTCGGTGATCGGGCGAAAGAAATCGGCAATGCAGAGGCGACGTAAGGACTTTTGGCGTGGAAAGTGGAAGGTAGCAATCGGAGATTGGGGGGTTGGGGTTGAGGGATCATAGAGGTGCAGGGAGTTGCCGTCGGCTAGGCAGGGGAAATAGCCATAAACGACTTGTGGGTGCAGCAGATTTTCATTCACAATCCGTTGCTTCCACTGCTCCAAAACTGGGTACACTTTCTCTTGCAAAAAGGCGTCATAGTCTTCGCGAGTCTGTTCCTTGGGTTTGCGGAATTGCCATTGTCCAGCAATCAAGGCTTGCAGATCAAGATAGTCGAACACCTCGTCGATCGGAATGTCTGCCGGTTGCAGAACTTTCGTGCCCCAGAAAGGCGGTGTGGGCCGATCGATCTCCACAGCTACAGCATCCGAGCGGGTGGTGTCAGTTGCGGAAGCTTGCAGGCTCAGGGCTTCTGTGTGCTGGGCCATTTCCTCGATCACCTCAGCGGTGGTCTCTGACCGCGATCCGTTGGTTTGGGCAGGTTCTAGCTCTGCTTCATGCAGAAATCCCGTCAGATCTTCCCACTCGCCCTTAGCTTTGGCGGCCATCAGCTTGTCCATGAAGTGCAGATCGGAGAAGGCATCTTTGCCATAAATCACGCGGCCGTTGTAGGTGTTTTGGCAATCATCGTAGACGAATTTAGGAGTGAGGGCGGCTCCACCCAGAATGACGGGAACCGTGATGCCTCGATCGTTAAACACTTGCAGATTTTCCTTCATGAACGCCGTTGATTTCACCAGCAGTCCACTCATGGCAATGCAATCGGCGTTGTGTTCGTAGTAAGCATCAATGATGTTATCAACGGGCTGCTTAATGCCCAGATTAATCACGCGATAGCCATTGTTGGTGAGGATGATATCCACCAGGTTTTTGCCAATGTCATGTACGTCACCCTTCACCGTGGCAATGATGAAGGTGCCCTTGGCATGGTTGCCCGACTCGGACTTTTCCATGTGCGGCTCTAGGTAAGCCACCGCTGCTTTCATCGTTTCCGCCGATTGCAACACAAACGGCAACTGCATTTGTCCAGAACCAAATAATTCACCGACTACCTTCATGCCATCCAACAGAAACGTGTTAATGATATCTAGCGGCGGATACTGTTGCAGCGCCACACTCAAAGCATCTTCTAAGCCAATGCGCTCACCGTCAATGATGTGGCGCTTCAAGCGTTCTTCGATCGGCAATTCGGCCAGCCCATGTTTTGATCGGGTGTCTTTAGCGGAAACCCCTTCAAACAGCGTCGTCAATTCCGTCAGCGGATCGTAGACACAGACATCGCCTTCAAAACGGCGTTGATCGTAGATCAGTTGCCGACAGACTTCTTGATGGGCTGGCTCAATCTTGGCCAGCGGCAAAATCTTAGCCGCACTAACAATCGCCGCATCCATGCCCGCTGCCATAGCTTCATGTAAAAACATGGAGTTCAGCACAATCCGCGCCGCCGGACTCAAGCCAAACGACACATTAGAAACGCCCAGAATGACATGCACACCGGGCAAGTGTTCGCGAATTAAGCGAATGGCTTCGATCGTCTCCTTTGCGTTCACGCGATCTTCTTCGATCCCTGTTGAAATTGGTAACGCCAGCGGGTCGTAGAAAATCTCATAGGCGGGAATCCCATATTCCAGTGCATCGCGATAGGCTCGTTGGGCAATGGCAAATTTGCGTTCCGCCGATCGGGCCATGCCGTCTTCGTCGATCGTGCCGACAACAATGCCTGCTCCGTATCGCTTGGCCAATTCCAACACCCTGAAAAAGCGATCGTCGCCGTCTTCATAGTTAGTAGAATTGAGAATGCACTTGCCGCCAGCCACCTTCAGCCCTGCTTCCATCTTTTGCCACTCGGTCGAGTCCAGCATCAGTGGCAAATTGACATTGGTGACAAGTCGCGATACCAACTCTCGCATATCGCGCACTCCATCACGCCCCACGTAGTCTACGTTCACGTCCAAAACATGCGCCCCTTCGCGGACTTGCGATCGAGCCAGCGCCACCAAACCGTCCCAGTCTTCGGCATTCAGCATCTCGCGACACTTTTTTGAGCCGCTGGCATTGAGACGTTCGCCTACAATCAGGAACGAGTTGTCTTGATCGTAGGGTTGAGCCGAATAGATAGAAGCGGCGGAAGGCGTGTAGTTGAGGGCTTGGCGAAGGGATGAGGGAATTGAGGAAGGTGAGGAAGCTGGAGAGGATGGGGACGGTAGCGACGAATAGTCTGCCCTATCTTCCCCACCCCCTCCAATCTGCGGCTTGCGAACCGGGCGGTCTTTGGGTTTGAGAGTAGGGGCAATCTCGGCTAGTTCCTGAATATGAGTAGGACGAGTGCCACAGCAGCCACCAATCACCTGTACACCCAAATCTTCGACAAAATGCATTAATGCCATTCGCAATTCCATCGGCGTTAGCTTGTAGTGGGCATGGCCACCAATGTTTTCGGGAATGCCTGCGTTGGGAATGCAGGAAATCACAAACGGCGAATTAGTAGAGAGATAGCGAATGTGATCAGCCATGCGATCGGGCCCAGTGGCGCAATTTAGCCCCAATATATCGATGGGGTAGGGTTCTAAAATTGACAGCATTGCTGCCGCATCGGAACCCACCAGCATAGTTCCAGTGGTTTCCATCGTCACCGATACCATCAACGGTCGGCGATCGCCCTTGTTGGCAAATACCTCCTCGATCGCATTCAGTGCGGCTTTAATTTGCAATACATCTTGACACGTTTCCACAATGAACAAATCGACCCCACCGTCATACAACCCAGTGGCTTGCTCAATGTAAGCCGCTTTCAGCGTATCAAAGTCGATGTGCCCCAACGTGGGCAGCTTTGTACCCGGGCCCATTGAACCCGCCACAAAGCGCGGTTTTTCAGGAGTTGAAAATTCTGTGGCGCACTGCTTGGCCAACTCGGCTGCTGTTTTATTGAGGTGATAGGCGTGCTCGGCTAAGTCGTATTCTGCTAGCACGATCGAGGTAGCACCAAAGGTGTCAGTTTCGATGACATCGGCTCCGGCGGCCAAGAAATCACGATGTACCGTGGCAATTGCGTCTGGCTTTGTGATGACAAGATATTCATTGCAACCTTCATAGTTGGCCCCACCAAAGTCGTCGGCCGTGAGGTTTTGAGCCTGAATGTTAGTGCCCATGGCTCCATCAAAGACAATCACAGGACGATCGGAACTATGCAGACGAGCAAGGAAGAGACTATTCATGAGCAGGCAACTAAGCGCTAGCGGGGTACGTTAAGAGGTGTGTCAAGAAATGATTGTATTCTTAGATTACATCCTCTACTTAATCTGCGCAGTTTAATCGCCAGCGTAGACTTCCCACGACTCTAAATTTACTTGTCTGTCTTTAGAGGGATTTTGGAGATATGGCTGGCCCTAGCTGGGCAATCTAGATAGGATGAAATATGACCGATGGCACCCGCTGCAATACACCGCAGATAAGTAGTCCTATGAGCAAATTTGATAAAGAAGAACGCAACAAGTTTTTTTACCCTCGCAGTCGCTATTATGGCAAGTTCACCCCACCTAATTTAGTGTTTAATGCCAACTTACAGGAATTTGCTCAGCGGGTGTCTTATATCTGTAGCCTAGAAACGGGGGGGAAACTAAGCCCTGAAGAAGCGTACCAAGAAATTAAACAACTCTATAAGCAACTGAAAAAAAGCCGAAAGCAACTGGGAATCGGCACAGACTCTTCAGACGAGAAATAAAGCGAGAAATGAAGATAGAGTGAGAGAAACCATTCAAGCATCGAGTGGGAAACGATCGCACGCCAGTGATACCTAGTTCCGTGGGGTTTTACAAACCTGATTTGTCGCCTACACACTCATCGAAGCAAGCGAAATTCATCTGGAGACAAGGATAAAACCGTCGCTTCAGCCTCTTCCTCAACTTGAATTAACCACCGATCGCTAGGTTGGCCGTCTCCAAGCACTTCGGGACCAAGAATGACACCAATTTTGCCCACCATCGTCTCTGGGTACAGAATCTCAACTCTCGTTCCTGCCTGAAAATTTTCTGGAGATATCATCCTCATCCCTGCTCAGCACCTGGTTAATTTCTTAACCTTTTCTTAACCATAAATCATCATACCGCTGTTCTTGCCTCTGCACTTAAACTCTTGCTAGTTTAGGGAAATCGGCAGCTATTTTGTTATGAAAGCAAGCTGAAGGCCAAATCTAACTGATTTATCTGCATCAGGGGACGAAATGAAGTAAATCCACAGTTTCTGCTAAACAATCAGGAAGCTAAACTGTCGGATCACGTTACGCAATGTGACCTTGCTTCACCCACCATCAGCAATACTGTTTAATCATTCAAAGATCAATTAAATGCACCTAAATGCACCTAAATGCACCGCTAGTGGGTCAGATCCATCCAGGTAATCCCTATCCCTGCATCTCGCTCATCTGGTGCACGATCGAGTTTTATTTTTGTAAATAAGAAAAAACCCCCCAATCTGAGCAGAAAGACTGGGGTGGCGTGGGGAGTGCATGAGGCATGTAGGCTAATCTGAAATGCGCTTAAGCACTCGACTTTAATGTAGTGGTTGAATGTTGGAAACTTGGGAGAGAATCGGGAGGAAACCGGGAGTTTACAGTTGTTTTAATCGATAGCCCAGTCCATGAACCGTTTCTATTAGATCATCGGGTGCGCCCACGCTGCGGAGTTTTTGTCGTAGGGTTTTGATGTGAAATTTTACAGCTTCCTCGGTTGGAGAATCGTCCAGTGCCCACAGGCGTTCGATGATTCCTGGGCGGCTGAGCACGCGGCGGCCATTGGCAATCAGTAATTCTAGCAATGCATATTCTTTGGGGGTTAAGTTCAACAAGCGATCGCCATAGACGACTTCATAGGTGTTGGGGTTAAGGCACAAATGGCCCCAGCAGAGGTTAGACCGCACCGTTGAACTGCCGCGCCGCAGCAACGCTCGAATTCGCGCCATTAGTTCCTCAAGGTCAAATGGTTTCACCATGTAATCATCGGCCCCTGCATCTAAGCCAACAATTTTGTCGGCAATGGTATCACGTGCCGTTAACATCAAAATAGGAATCGAGAAATGTCGATCGCGCAGTTGTTGGCAGAAGCGAATGCCATTGATTTTAGGTAGCGTAATATCCAGAAGAATAAGGTCATAGTCCAGCATTTCTATCCAATCCCAGGCTTCTTTGCCATCTTGAGCAATATCGACTTTATATTGACGATTAATTAATGCTTCTGCCAACATATCAGCAATTTGAGCATCATCTTCAACGACTAAAATTCGCATTGCAATATCCTGGAACAATGAGGTCTTAATTGTCTATCTTTATCCAAGTCTACCCCTCCCCTATTCACTCAGGCTGCGCTGATGATTTGAGATGACATTGAAATGGTTTTCTGCTGAAAAATGGATTACAGGTGGCTTTGTGGCAGCGATCGCATTGATGAGTGCGGTCAGTATTACGTCTTATCAAAATGCGGCCCAATTAGTGAAAAGCGCTACCCAGGTGCGACAAACTAATGAAGTCCTGGATCAACTCACCGATTTGTCGGCAACGTTGGCAGACATTGAGTCGCGACGCTGGGGCTACGTTTTATTTGATGATTTGACGGAACTAGAGCAGTACAACCGGGCGATCGAAAATCTTGACCAAATTTTGGCAGCCTTGCGATCGCCACTTGAGGATACCCCTATTCAACAGCAGCGATTTGATCAACTTGAAGCTTTAATTAATGAACGGGTTCAATTACTGAATCAGTCGATTGAATTTTATCGGCAGAAAAATGTCACCGTTCTAGCGAACGATCCGCTGATTACTCAGAGTCGGCAAAATCAAAACGATATTCGCCAATTAATTAAAGCACTGGAGTCAAAAGAAGAAGAATTATTACAACTTCAACTTGAACAGTCTCAATCTAATCTTCAGATCAGAATGTTGATTGAGCCATTGGGAACGCTGCTAACCTTCGGAATTCTCTTGGGTGTCTATATTCTGCTTTACCGTCAAATGCTTAAGCGCCAAGCTGCAGAAACTCGGCAACGAACTCTATCTCAGGAAAAAGAATTGAGCGAATTGAAGCTGCAATTGTTTTCGTTAGTCTCTCATGAATTTCGTACCCCCCTGAGCCTAATTT
This genomic interval carries:
- a CDS encoding sensor histidine kinase; translation: MTLKWFSAEKWITGGFVAAIALMSAVSITSYQNAAQLVKSATQVRQTNEVLDQLTDLSATLADIESRRWGYVLFDDLTELEQYNRAIENLDQILAALRSPLEDTPIQQQRFDQLEALINERVQLLNQSIEFYRQKNVTVLANDPLITQSRQNQNDIRQLIKALESKEEELLQLQLEQSQSNLQIRMLIEPLGTLLTFGILLGVYILLYRQMLKRQAAETRQRTLSQEKELSELKLQLFSLVSHEFRTPLSLILGSAQLLDESLKSQIEPSKLKNLYRIQSSAKMMTQLLSDILTLARADAGKLEYRPEWVEVQTFCLNLVEDFQLVGEPKRSIAFQQQGTCTHAYVDEKLLYSILSNLLSNAIKFSPAHSPVQLTLRCEPEAVTFQVQDQGIGIATEEQGHIYDLFTRGQNARDVLGTGLGLAVVKRCVELHGGDIRVESQINVGTTFTVKLPQPAPPETKSGVAEQKHDSRAGASRIPHPSPLSKEREQES